In Myxococcales bacterium, a genomic segment contains:
- a CDS encoding DUF1508 domain-containing protein, whose amino-acid sequence MTTSHAWRALTIGLFTVALGLTTGCSGGAESEEPAGDGTAEGAVELRDDVLAGGGRFAVTQVSDGQWVWNLKARNGETVLQSERYASKQNAEKGIASVLRNIFNDARIELRENLSFAVMAKNGQEVGRSERYATASNRTRAIAGIRALVAGFAEQDSEAPSPPMAGLEVPTNQVLVVPAGDGFRIRLVDARGKLYARMPGGKKLSNAELEEWFFAFEGLTLNARDEHGLPISQGGAMENVQVLQGSAGWYFHFVDFDRNAQGLYERRILMTSPKTDYPSESAAREAAKAAMDVLDHSPMG is encoded by the coding sequence ATGACGACTTCGCATGCTTGGCGCGCCCTCACGATTGGTCTGTTCACCGTAGCCTTGGGGCTCACCACGGGCTGCAGTGGCGGCGCCGAGAGCGAAGAGCCTGCGGGGGACGGCACGGCGGAGGGCGCGGTCGAGCTACGCGATGACGTCCTCGCCGGTGGCGGACGCTTCGCCGTCACGCAGGTCAGTGACGGCCAGTGGGTGTGGAACCTCAAGGCCAGAAACGGCGAGACGGTCCTCCAATCGGAGCGCTATGCGTCGAAGCAAAACGCTGAGAAGGGCATCGCGTCGGTCCTGCGCAACATCTTCAACGACGCGCGCATCGAGCTAAGGGAGAACCTCTCCTTCGCGGTGATGGCGAAGAACGGCCAGGAAGTCGGGCGCAGCGAGCGCTACGCAACGGCGAGCAATCGGACGCGTGCCATCGCCGGCATCCGCGCGCTCGTGGCCGGCTTCGCGGAGCAGGACTCGGAGGCGCCGTCGCCGCCGATGGCGGGCCTCGAGGTGCCCACGAACCAAGTCCTCGTCGTGCCCGCTGGTGACGGCTTCCGAATTCGCCTCGTCGACGCGAGGGGCAAGCTCTACGCGCGCATGCCCGGGGGCAAGAAGCTCTCGAACGCGGAGCTGGAGGAGTGGTTCTTTGCGTTCGAGGGGCTCACGTTGAACGCGCGAGACGAGCACGGCTTGCCGATTTCGCAGGGCGGCGCGATGGAGAACGTGCAGGTGCTTCAGGGGTCCGCCGGGTGGTACTTCCACTTCGTCGACTTCGACCGCAACGCCCAAGGCCTCTACGAGCGACGCATCCTGATGACGAGCCCGAAGACCGACTATCCGTCGGAGAGCGCAGCGCGCGAGGCCGCGAAGGCCGCGATGGACGTGCTCGACCACTCGCCCATGGGTTGA
- the yedA gene encoding drug/metabolite exporter YedA has product MTAPTQPVAPRNALVALALLSVYVVWGSTYFAMRVALETLPPFTMAGPRFLLAGGGMYAFLRLRGAPAPTRTEWLASAKIGVLLLTFGNGALAIAEQSVSSSVAAVVVASMPIWAAAFARLAGLRASGREWLGLALGFAGVVLLNLGGGLLFDARGLVLLMAPVAWAAGSVMSGKLPLPKGAMATATQMVVGGVTLVALAIATGERVLQVPSARSLAAVLYLTLFGSVLAFTAYSWLLRNVRPVLATSYAYVNPLVAVVLGYAYGGETVTVMTLAAAAVSLAGVALIARR; this is encoded by the coding sequence ATGACCGCGCCGACGCAGCCGGTCGCGCCGCGCAACGCGCTCGTCGCGCTCGCGCTCTTGTCTGTCTACGTCGTCTGGGGTTCGACTTACTTCGCGATGCGCGTGGCTCTCGAGACGCTCCCGCCGTTCACGATGGCGGGCCCGCGGTTTCTGCTCGCTGGCGGTGGCATGTACGCCTTCCTACGGCTCCGCGGCGCACCGGCTCCGACGCGCACCGAGTGGCTCGCGAGCGCGAAGATCGGCGTGCTCCTCTTGACCTTCGGCAACGGCGCCCTCGCCATCGCCGAGCAATCCGTCTCGTCGAGCGTTGCCGCTGTCGTTGTCGCATCGATGCCCATCTGGGCCGCCGCCTTCGCGCGCCTCGCGGGGCTGCGCGCTAGCGGGCGCGAATGGCTCGGGCTCGCGCTCGGCTTTGCGGGCGTCGTCCTCTTGAACCTCGGCGGCGGACTCCTCTTCGATGCGCGCGGACTGGTCCTCTTGATGGCACCCGTCGCGTGGGCCGCCGGCTCGGTGATGAGCGGCAAGCTGCCGCTTCCGAAGGGTGCCATGGCAACGGCGACGCAGATGGTCGTCGGTGGCGTCACCCTCGTCGCGCTCGCGATCGCCACGGGCGAGCGCGTGCTCCAAGTGCCTTCCGCACGCTCGCTCGCCGCCGTCCTTTACCTAACGCTCTTCGGCTCCGTGCTGGCCTTTACGGCCTACAGCTGGCTCTTGCGAAACGTGCGCCCCGTGCTCGCGACGTCCTACGCGTACGTGAATCCGCTCGTCGCCGTCGTCCTCGGTTACGCCTACGGCGGCGAAACGGTCACCGTCATGACGCTGGCGGCCGCCGCCGTGAGCCTCGCAGGCGTCGCCCTCATCGCGCGTCGGTGA
- a CDS encoding ABC transporter substrate-binding protein: MRIWRLVFVLLVFVACRRDAGGGGAGVDARPIRVVSLSPSTTETLFALGAGAVVVGRSRYCNTPPEARAVPVVGGYTDPNFEAIFAATPTLVVGARGPAGPALASRLAERGIATMFPETETVSAIHESILALGAAVGQGERARALVGASSERIAKTAARIGGKRRPRVLLLFDLEPLVAAGPKSFPDELLRLAGGDNVVTEGPPYPVLSLERVLALDPDIILDTTVAMTKAPTRIHKDTPGLSSLRATREGRVVGIDDESVLRPGPRVAEAVERFARALHGER, encoded by the coding sequence ATGCGTATCTGGAGGCTCGTTTTCGTACTGCTCGTCTTCGTCGCGTGCCGTCGCGACGCCGGCGGTGGCGGCGCGGGCGTCGACGCCCGGCCGATTCGCGTCGTATCGCTGTCGCCCTCCACCACCGAGACGCTCTTTGCGCTCGGCGCTGGCGCCGTCGTCGTGGGTCGCTCGCGGTATTGCAACACGCCACCGGAGGCCCGCGCGGTCCCCGTCGTCGGCGGCTACACCGATCCGAACTTCGAGGCGATCTTCGCCGCGACACCCACGCTCGTGGTCGGCGCTCGCGGTCCTGCGGGCCCTGCGCTCGCGAGCCGCCTCGCGGAGCGCGGCATCGCCACGATGTTCCCTGAGACGGAGACGGTCAGCGCGATTCACGAGTCGATCCTCGCGCTCGGCGCCGCCGTCGGTCAGGGCGAGAGGGCGCGCGCGCTGGTTGGCGCCTCGTCGGAGCGAATCGCGAAGACCGCGGCTCGCATCGGCGGCAAGAGGCGGCCTCGCGTGCTTCTGCTCTTCGACTTGGAGCCGCTCGTCGCCGCGGGGCCGAAGAGCTTCCCCGACGAGCTCCTGCGCCTCGCCGGCGGAGACAACGTGGTCACGGAAGGGCCGCCCTACCCCGTCTTGAGCCTCGAGCGCGTGCTGGCCCTCGATCCCGACATCATCCTCGACACCACGGTCGCCATGACCAAAGCGCCGACGCGCATCCACAAGGACACGCCCGGCCTATCTTCGCTGCGCGCGACGCGCGAAGGCCGCGTCGTCGGCATCGACGACGAGAGCGTCTTGCGGCCCGGTCCGCGCGTGGCCGAGGCCGTGGAGCGTTTCGCCCGCGCGCTCCACGGCGAGCGCTAG
- a CDS encoding TolC family protein encodes MSCVVAFGLTLVAAEARAADEGPVSLTLAESLARAEAQAPEVIMAGHELRDAAARRVGAGLILPSNPRLSVDARPVLRGGSLSDVGYAATADMLFEPGGAPRARVEEADRFKSLAQSELRIHRLSARARAFSAYLRALIAEQRVRESRAAVELGERVLSASRDRADAGASGDIERSLAESELGLSRASLSAEEQRQFDYVMDLRDAMDLPADTGVTLTTPLTDPQPVPPPATLVPKAVSSRADLDTIRRRIDLLLATETRLERETFPKVGGYVGVDATPLSPMVGIVGVSVELPVAQRNQGPLARTAAQRTGEEEHLVLEARRIVREVYATHAIFEARRRELGILTITALPAAERTLVLVESGWRSGRFDIFRVVSAARDLARVRTARLDALETAWLARIAIDRAVGGLEP; translated from the coding sequence ATGAGTTGTGTCGTCGCCTTTGGGTTGACGTTGGTCGCCGCGGAAGCGCGCGCCGCCGACGAGGGCCCGGTGTCGTTGACGCTAGCCGAGAGCCTCGCCCGCGCCGAGGCGCAGGCGCCGGAGGTCATCATGGCAGGCCACGAGCTGCGCGACGCAGCGGCGCGCCGCGTCGGCGCTGGCCTCATATTGCCCTCAAACCCCCGGCTCTCGGTCGACGCGCGACCCGTGCTCCGAGGCGGCTCGCTGAGCGACGTCGGCTACGCCGCGACGGCAGACATGCTCTTCGAACCTGGCGGAGCGCCTAGGGCTCGCGTCGAAGAGGCCGACCGCTTCAAGAGCCTGGCGCAGTCGGAGCTCCGCATCCACCGACTCTCGGCTCGAGCGCGAGCGTTCTCCGCGTACCTTCGCGCCCTCATCGCCGAGCAGCGTGTGAGGGAGTCGCGCGCCGCTGTAGAGCTAGGGGAGCGCGTTCTCAGCGCCTCCCGCGACCGAGCCGACGCGGGCGCGTCCGGTGACATCGAACGCAGCCTGGCGGAGAGCGAACTCGGTCTGTCCCGTGCCTCGCTCAGCGCCGAGGAGCAACGGCAGTTCGACTACGTCATGGACCTTCGCGATGCGATGGACCTTCCGGCCGACACGGGCGTCACGCTGACGACGCCCCTCACGGACCCGCAGCCCGTGCCTCCGCCGGCAACGCTGGTGCCGAAGGCCGTCTCGTCGCGCGCCGATCTCGATACGATTCGCCGTCGCATCGACCTCTTGCTGGCAACGGAGACGCGCCTCGAACGGGAGACCTTCCCGAAGGTCGGAGGCTACGTGGGCGTCGACGCGACGCCACTGTCACCCATGGTGGGCATCGTCGGGGTGTCCGTAGAGCTACCGGTGGCGCAGCGGAACCAGGGGCCACTCGCGCGCACCGCAGCCCAAAGGACCGGCGAGGAAGAGCACCTCGTGCTGGAGGCGCGCCGCATCGTGCGCGAGGTCTACGCGACGCACGCGATCTTCGAGGCGCGGAGGCGGGAGCTCGGCATCTTGACGATCACGGCCCTGCCGGCGGCGGAACGCACGCTGGTGCTCGTCGAGAGCGGCTGGCGCTCCGGCCGCTTCGACATTTTTCGCGTCGTGAGCGCGGCACGCGACCTCGCGCGTGTCCGCACCGCGCGGCTCGACGCGCTCGAAACGGCTTGGCTCGCGCGCATCGCCATTGACCGCGCCGTTGGAGGACTCGAACCATGA
- a CDS encoding rhodanese-like domain-containing protein, with translation MGAKARELVGAGALLLDVRTPSEFSGGHLQGAINIPVSELGARVAELGEDRARPIVVYCASGMRSASAKTTLRGLGFADVHDLGGMNRW, from the coding sequence ATGGGCGCCAAGGCACGGGAGCTGGTCGGTGCGGGGGCTCTGCTGCTCGACGTACGAACGCCATCGGAGTTTTCCGGTGGGCACCTTCAAGGCGCCATCAACATCCCCGTCTCGGAGCTCGGCGCACGCGTGGCCGAGCTAGGCGAAGATCGCGCGCGTCCCATCGTTGTCTATTGCGCGAGCGGCATGCGCAGCGCGTCGGCCAAGACGACGCTCCGCGGCCTGGGCTTCGCGGACGTGCACGATCTCGGCGGCATGAACCGCTGGTGA
- a CDS encoding efflux RND transporter periplasmic adaptor subunit codes for MSGEAGNPTTKSRGLVSVGVPSPRARVLRVVAVASLVIGVGLAVMVALKKTKVPDASVAPPRDVARLDGKWIRFSKEFALRAGIESAVVEQASLEPTISVTGAATFDPEAVAAVGARIAGRVRKVVKYPGDAVKRGEVLAELESAELGQAQAAVLSARAHVEAATANEAREKQLAEARVSSMRDFELARATAQATRAELHAAEQKVRALGGAGGGEIGVMALTSPIDGKVVELRASRGQSVEPSHTVFKVADIRSLWIELAVFERELGHVRRGDVVEMSPQTNTQMLVRGKVAHVGDIIDLDTRSAQVRVEIDNREEKLRPGQSVIARIHTQTAPLSVVVPRDAVTTVDGKATVFLVHEETAVEPRAVIVGSRDGTRVQIKQGLEVGERVVVKGVFALKSEVFR; via the coding sequence ATGAGTGGTGAAGCCGGTAACCCGACAACCAAGAGCCGCGGCCTCGTGAGCGTGGGCGTCCCCAGTCCACGCGCTCGGGTATTGCGAGTGGTTGCGGTGGCGAGCCTGGTGATCGGCGTCGGCCTTGCGGTCATGGTCGCGCTCAAGAAGACCAAGGTCCCCGACGCCTCTGTAGCGCCACCGCGAGACGTGGCACGTCTCGACGGGAAGTGGATCCGCTTCTCCAAAGAATTCGCGCTCCGCGCCGGCATTGAATCGGCCGTCGTCGAGCAGGCGTCTTTGGAGCCGACCATCAGCGTCACGGGCGCCGCAACATTCGACCCGGAGGCCGTCGCGGCTGTTGGCGCCCGAATCGCCGGGCGCGTCCGCAAGGTGGTGAAGTACCCTGGCGACGCCGTGAAGCGGGGCGAAGTGCTTGCGGAGCTGGAGAGCGCCGAGCTAGGCCAGGCGCAAGCGGCGGTGTTGTCTGCGCGGGCTCACGTGGAGGCCGCGACGGCGAACGAGGCCCGCGAGAAGCAGCTCGCCGAGGCCCGTGTTTCGTCGATGCGTGACTTCGAGCTTGCGCGCGCCACAGCGCAAGCGACACGAGCCGAACTTCACGCGGCGGAGCAGAAGGTGCGCGCGCTGGGTGGCGCTGGCGGCGGCGAAATCGGTGTCATGGCGCTGACGTCACCGATCGACGGCAAGGTCGTCGAGCTGCGCGCGTCACGCGGTCAGTCTGTGGAGCCCAGCCACACCGTCTTCAAGGTCGCCGACATCCGCTCGTTGTGGATCGAGTTGGCCGTCTTCGAGCGAGAGCTGGGCCACGTTCGCCGTGGCGACGTCGTCGAGATGTCGCCACAGACAAACACGCAGATGCTCGTGCGCGGGAAGGTCGCCCACGTTGGAGACATCATCGACCTCGACACGCGAAGCGCGCAGGTGCGCGTCGAGATCGACAATCGAGAAGAGAAGCTTCGGCCTGGGCAGTCCGTGATCGCGAGGATCCACACGCAGACGGCGCCGCTATCGGTCGTCGTCCCACGAGACGCGGTCACCACAGTAGACGGCAAAGCCACGGTGTTCTTGGTGCACGAGGAGACGGCCGTTGAGCCCCGCGCGGTGATCGTCGGCTCGCGCGACGGAACCCGCGTCCAGATCAAGCAAGGTCTGGAGGTTGGCGAGCGAGTCGTGGTGAAGGGCGTCTTCGCGCTCAAGTCCGAGGTCTTTCGATGA
- a CDS encoding CPBP family intramembrane metalloprotease, translating to MAVPPTDAAAAAGAPSRAGAWVDLSLTLPIFLVYHFGVVFLNVRNATDWVTTNLMAVSEGSTGVYLLLTASIGVVFAGFFSWLGRGQAFKTGKFVQVLVEGTAYAIVMRLTGAWAAGLFLGPHTGKEGFASGVITSFGAGFYEELAFRVILFGFGGQLVAWLVTGEPFRALTGGSRLSARGFFVIALWGAACALLFSGVHYIGPLRDTFTLPSFAFRAALGAVLTLIYAFRGFATAVWAHAIYDVWVVVF from the coding sequence ATGGCCGTCCCCCCGACCGATGCCGCCGCAGCCGCTGGCGCGCCCTCCCGGGCCGGCGCTTGGGTCGACCTGTCGCTGACGCTCCCGATCTTCCTCGTCTACCACTTCGGCGTCGTCTTCCTGAACGTTCGCAACGCGACCGACTGGGTCACGACCAACCTCATGGCCGTCTCGGAGGGGTCAACGGGCGTCTATTTGCTCCTCACGGCCTCCATCGGCGTGGTCTTCGCCGGCTTCTTCTCGTGGCTCGGTCGCGGGCAGGCGTTCAAGACGGGAAAGTTCGTGCAAGTCCTCGTGGAGGGCACGGCCTACGCCATCGTGATGCGGCTCACGGGCGCCTGGGCCGCAGGCCTCTTCTTGGGCCCCCACACAGGCAAGGAAGGCTTCGCAAGCGGCGTCATCACGTCCTTCGGCGCGGGGTTTTACGAAGAGCTCGCGTTCCGCGTCATCCTCTTCGGCTTCGGTGGTCAGCTCGTCGCGTGGCTCGTCACCGGCGAGCCGTTTCGTGCGCTCACCGGCGGCTCGCGGCTCTCCGCGCGAGGCTTCTTCGTCATCGCGCTTTGGGGCGCCGCCTGCGCGCTCCTGTTCAGCGGCGTCCACTACATTGGGCCGCTAAGGGACACGTTCACGCTGCCATCGTTCGCCTTCCGCGCGGCGCTCGGCGCGGTGCTCACGCTCATCTACGCGTTCCGCGGCTTCGCGACCGCCGTGTGGGCCCACGCCATCTACGACGTTTGGGTGGTGGTGTTCTAG
- a CDS encoding alkaline phosphatase family protein: MLSLRRRQLLQSLAAGAGLSAIPTLGCSANAEEEEVTLDELDAKATALSKVKKIVVLMMENRSFDHYFGHLSIAKAQGGEGVEKYNYDPRRPDQRPGDRRVNGLTGSEWNPKAPNGKEADGVKVFYAHDKQLGYSIGDINHEWVECHNQWNPVRVAPGQLPKQGKMDGFIIEHLRDRGELGDLGPAWGATCDAFQQICTDGTQNASALLCGAEAGKDASVELKLAACGHADSPMSYYKRSDTPVFHAIYDRFVLCDNWYASVCGPTWPNRYYVHSGTAGGAIGTDVKRDSRHDLDTIFKVLRDSNINFYNFYVDAPLIQAMYGNDATNFADANRGMANVFAGNSPAGKLFVDAAKAKKGWLENLIRSVAQDRSFEERCKVGDLPPVSYIEPPYFSADDHPPHDIQMGQAFVKSVYNMLYGKTANRKQASETLLVIMYDEHGSFYDHQDPGVAFASSSADKDADRNFKPLGFRVPAMVLGPMVKKAHVSHTVYDHSSVLRTIYNWAAVHASINSGIFTKCSPGKETPCKAAVRGVQTQEMIDEVYRAGFPTDHPLRPLHAQQAVNVIHKPMLRVLAANDISDCLDPNYEGTESTYNPGTTMPFMPEVKTKEGLVLASMQFSHGQAGVAAALGVKQPSFRQKTEAVKIVMEHMYRLGAVNIG, translated from the coding sequence GAGAATCGCTCCTTCGACCACTACTTCGGGCACCTGTCGATCGCGAAGGCCCAGGGCGGTGAAGGCGTCGAGAAGTACAACTACGATCCCCGTCGACCGGACCAGCGCCCCGGCGACCGCCGCGTCAACGGCCTGACCGGCAGCGAGTGGAACCCGAAGGCTCCGAACGGCAAAGAGGCCGACGGCGTGAAGGTCTTCTACGCCCACGACAAGCAGCTCGGCTACAGCATCGGCGACATCAACCACGAGTGGGTCGAGTGCCACAACCAGTGGAACCCCGTTCGCGTCGCGCCCGGTCAGCTCCCGAAGCAAGGCAAGATGGACGGCTTCATCATCGAGCACCTCCGCGATCGCGGCGAGCTCGGCGACCTCGGTCCGGCCTGGGGCGCCACGTGTGACGCGTTCCAGCAGATTTGCACCGACGGCACTCAGAACGCGAGCGCCCTGCTTTGCGGCGCCGAGGCCGGCAAGGACGCGTCCGTCGAGCTCAAGCTCGCGGCCTGCGGGCACGCCGACTCGCCGATGTCGTATTACAAGCGAAGCGACACGCCGGTCTTCCACGCGATCTACGACCGCTTCGTTCTCTGCGACAACTGGTACGCGTCGGTCTGCGGGCCGACCTGGCCCAACCGCTACTACGTTCACAGCGGCACCGCCGGCGGCGCCATCGGCACCGACGTCAAGCGCGACTCGCGCCACGACCTCGACACCATCTTCAAGGTGCTCCGCGACTCGAACATCAACTTCTACAACTTCTACGTCGATGCCCCGCTCATTCAGGCGATGTATGGCAACGACGCGACCAACTTTGCTGACGCGAACCGCGGCATGGCCAACGTGTTCGCGGGCAACAGCCCCGCGGGCAAGCTCTTCGTGGACGCCGCCAAGGCGAAGAAGGGCTGGCTCGAGAATCTGATCCGCAGCGTCGCTCAGGACCGTTCCTTCGAGGAGCGCTGCAAGGTCGGCGACCTGCCGCCCGTCTCGTACATCGAGCCGCCGTATTTCTCTGCCGACGATCACCCGCCGCACGACATCCAAATGGGGCAGGCGTTCGTCAAGAGCGTCTACAACATGCTCTACGGCAAGACGGCGAACCGTAAGCAGGCGAGCGAGACGCTCCTCGTCATCATGTACGACGAGCACGGCTCGTTCTACGACCACCAGGATCCGGGCGTCGCGTTCGCTTCCTCGTCAGCCGACAAAGACGCCGATCGCAACTTCAAGCCGCTCGGCTTCCGCGTCCCCGCCATGGTCCTGGGCCCGATGGTGAAGAAGGCGCACGTTTCGCACACGGTCTACGACCATAGCTCGGTCCTTCGGACCATCTACAACTGGGCCGCCGTTCACGCGAGCATCAACTCGGGCATCTTCACCAAGTGCAGCCCCGGCAAGGAAACCCCCTGCAAGGCAGCTGTCCGCGGCGTGCAGACGCAGGAGATGATCGACGAGGTCTACCGCGCTGGCTTCCCGACGGACCATCCGCTGCGGCCGCTCCACGCGCAACAAGCCGTGAACGTCATCCACAAGCCGATGCTCCGCGTCCTCGCGGCCAACGACATCTCCGACTGCCTCGATCCGAACTACGAAGGCACCGAGTCGACCTACAACCCCGGGACCACGATGCCCTTCATGCCCGAGGTGAAGACGAAGGAAGGCCTCGTGCTTGCCAGCATGCAGTTCAGTCACGGGCAGGCAGGCGTTGCGGCGGCGCTCGGCGTCAAGCAGCCCTCGTTCCGTCAGAAGACCGAGGCCGTCAAGATCGTCATGGAGCACATGTATCGCCTCGGCGCCGTCAACATCGGCTGA
- a CDS encoding MFS transporter has product MKAKRNPSLGAIFLTIVLDLLGFGLVIPFLAEEARDGFGTTAFVGTLLGAIYSLMQFLFVPIWGRLSDRVGRRPILVWSVFASGLTMLGLGLGLAYGHSVAWLFAARAFGGIATANLGTASAYIADITTPKDRARGMGMVGMAFGIGFILGPAMGGLLAKITVNRKTDVVACFAAAALSLVNFIWVWFGLPESLPPERRARPSSRPGSASPPESTGTSLPPLGPRRTLAPIDMGHARAVLADAPLARAILVNFLIVVAFTNLDQTFRYLNKDAFGMDQVDTGILLAFIGVVAAVVQGGLIRPLTRRYAEASLVRVGTALQCLAFAGIALSPSLGRSLLYAASGLLALGNGITQPTVSAFVSKRADATRQGAVLGTNQSFAALARVIGPAFGGYVYGAISMRAPYIAGAIGMGVALLVAMTLRGDAPGTPAASVAAETADGSPE; this is encoded by the coding sequence ATGAAGGCAAAGCGAAACCCCTCGCTGGGCGCGATCTTCCTCACCATCGTGCTCGACCTCTTGGGCTTCGGTCTCGTCATTCCGTTTCTCGCGGAAGAAGCCCGCGACGGCTTCGGAACGACGGCGTTCGTCGGCACGCTCCTCGGCGCGATCTATTCGCTGATGCAGTTTCTCTTCGTCCCCATCTGGGGCCGTCTCTCGGACCGCGTGGGTCGTCGGCCGATCCTCGTCTGGTCGGTCTTCGCGAGCGGCCTCACGATGCTGGGCCTCGGGCTCGGTCTCGCCTACGGCCACAGCGTCGCGTGGCTCTTCGCCGCGCGCGCTTTTGGTGGCATTGCGACGGCCAACCTGGGCACCGCGTCAGCCTACATCGCCGACATCACGACGCCGAAAGACCGCGCCCGCGGCATGGGCATGGTCGGCATGGCCTTTGGCATCGGGTTCATTCTTGGGCCCGCGATGGGAGGACTGCTCGCAAAGATTACGGTCAACAGGAAGACCGACGTCGTCGCTTGCTTCGCCGCGGCGGCGCTCTCGCTCGTGAACTTCATCTGGGTTTGGTTCGGTCTCCCCGAGTCCTTGCCGCCGGAGCGCCGCGCGAGGCCTTCGTCACGTCCCGGCTCTGCGAGCCCCCCCGAGTCGACGGGCACGTCGCTTCCGCCGCTCGGTCCGCGCCGAACGCTCGCGCCCATCGACATGGGTCACGCGCGCGCCGTCCTCGCCGACGCGCCGCTCGCCAGGGCCATCCTGGTGAACTTTCTCATCGTCGTGGCCTTCACGAACCTCGATCAGACCTTCCGCTACTTGAACAAAGACGCCTTCGGTATGGACCAGGTCGACACGGGGATTCTCCTCGCGTTCATCGGCGTCGTCGCCGCGGTCGTGCAGGGCGGCCTCATTCGTCCGCTGACGAGGCGCTACGCTGAGGCGAGCCTCGTCCGCGTCGGGACGGCCCTCCAGTGTCTCGCGTTCGCAGGCATCGCGCTCTCGCCTAGCCTCGGCCGCAGCTTGCTCTACGCCGCGTCGGGCCTCTTGGCGCTCGGCAACGGGATCACACAGCCGACGGTCTCCGCCTTCGTCTCGAAACGCGCCGATGCCACGCGGCAGGGCGCCGTCTTGGGGACGAACCAGTCGTTCGCCGCGTTGGCTCGGGTCATCGGCCCGGCCTTCGGCGGCTACGTTTACGGCGCGATCTCGATGCGTGCACCTTACATTGCTGGCGCCATCGGCATGGGCGTCGCACTCCTCGTCGCGATGACGCTTCGCGGCGATGCGCCGGGCACGCCGGCTGCCAGCGTCGCCGCCGAAACCGCCGACGGTTCTCCTGAGTAA
- a CDS encoding TlyA family RNA methyltransferase: protein MASVCPTRRLIGKNPTLLCYFRGVKARLDQLLVTRGLAPSRARAQAMILAGTVFVDGERVDKAGVPVKDDADVTVKGSDNPFVSRGGLKLDGALTTFGVAVAGLRCLDMGASTGGFTDCLLQRGAKEVVAVDVGYGQLAHKLRVDPRVAVHERTNGRTLTPEVIGGLVDLAVVDASFIGLGLLLPALARTVSPGGSLVALIKPQFEVGREEASRSHGVVRDEALREGTIQKVLEEVRTSGFRVVTTCDSPVAGPKGNVEAFVLALREAP, encoded by the coding sequence ATGGCCTCAGTTTGCCCGACGCGGCGCCTCATCGGCAAAAACCCAACGCTTCTGTGCTATTTCCGCGGCGTGAAAGCGCGCCTCGACCAGCTCCTCGTGACCCGGGGCTTGGCTCCGTCGCGGGCGCGGGCCCAGGCGATGATCCTCGCCGGGACGGTCTTCGTCGATGGCGAGCGCGTCGACAAGGCCGGCGTGCCGGTGAAAGACGACGCCGACGTGACCGTCAAAGGGTCCGACAACCCCTTCGTCTCGCGCGGCGGCCTCAAGCTCGACGGCGCGCTCACCACCTTCGGTGTCGCTGTCGCGGGCCTCCGGTGCCTCGACATGGGCGCCTCCACCGGCGGCTTCACCGATTGCTTGCTCCAGCGCGGCGCCAAAGAGGTCGTCGCCGTCGACGTCGGCTACGGCCAACTGGCCCACAAGCTGCGGGTCGATCCGCGCGTGGCGGTCCACGAGCGCACCAACGGTCGCACGCTCACGCCGGAGGTCATCGGCGGCCTCGTTGACCTCGCCGTCGTGGACGCGTCGTTCATCGGTCTCGGCCTCCTCTTGCCGGCGCTCGCTCGAACGGTGTCGCCTGGCGGCTCGCTCGTGGCGCTCATCAAGCCGCAGTTCGAGGTGGGTCGCGAAGAAGCTTCGCGGAGCCACGGCGTCGTGCGCGACGAAGCGCTTCGCGAAGGGACCATCCAAAAGGTCCTCGAAGAGGTCAGAACCTCGGGCTTTCGCGTCGTCACCACGTGCGATTCGCCGGTCGCTGGCCCCAAGGGCAACGTCGAGGCCTTCGTCCTCGCCCTTCGCGAGGCGCCATGA